The proteins below are encoded in one region of Aspergillus nidulans FGSC A4 chromosome III:
- a CDS encoding putative RNA polymerase II transcription elongation factor (Ctr9) (transcript_id=CADANIAT00006217), producing MTSLRNKYSNGIVNGDSLPVTGVLANSRFSDIPSAIDIPASTLDSEVEVSLEGLPDDPTELCTLLENERAAKNFWVIIALAYAKQKQIDHAIDILNKGLASVAQGATKEKLGLLGWVCWLYLLKSREAPRVVSDVGLGTEARTKDYYIQQATGILNEASRLNPSFPPLFLARGVLSLLRASLHPPRPVRPGAVDNSERVESLRQALKQFDESSKAFGGRNAMAILGRARAHYLLGRYAEALEGYQKVLMRMPGLTDPDPRIGIGCCLWQLGFKEQAKAAWERALALNPDSKVANILLAVYYLYDSSRHATTDPAFGSLYKVAMTQYTQKAFKLDKEYPMTCALFGSYFLLRKAYSTVDTLARKSIENTDVMQIASDGWYLLGRKCHYEGDLAKAAEFYHRSDQARGGGDKGYLPAKFGSVQMQVSNKDYDGAKFQLEKIIQQTKNPECMTLLAALYAEEVFAAQKSGMKEDKSAEAKKAITLFEAVRALWKDESKKITPDESVLVYLSRLYEQNAPDKSMQCLTQLEELQLAEISDEERPEGLEDEEMKAALRVNLPPQLLNNMGCFLYQSSQLNMARSMFQAALDSCARSQEREGELDTDALVTTISYNLGRAFEASDMPDEAKKVYEALLERHSDYTEASARLTYLALRRSPTDEGPKKMAKLYETDSTNLEVRALFGWYLSKSKKRAANIAEDHEQRHHKHTLQYFDKHDRYALTGMGNVHLLFARDMRRDTDQEKEKRRKMYERAVEFFDKALQLDPRNAYAAQGIAIALVDDRKDLSTAVQIFSKIRDSLRDASVYLNLGHVYAELRQYTRSIEHYEAALSKDRARDAQILACLGRVWLLKGKQEMSLAAMKTALDYAQRAHSVAPTQAHLEFNVAFVQNQIASLTYSLPETQRTAQDVQDAADGLRTAVETFGRIAQAKNPPYPAESLEQRANMSKTIIKQLERALQSQKEYEEKNAAKLQQAREAREAEIRRREEEVRKAEEAERERKQRIAEERQRLVEEAQRLALSGQKRNGPAKKRR from the exons ATGACCTCTTTACGGAACAAATATTCCAATGGCATCGTCAACGGGGATTCGCTCCCCGTAACTGGAGTACTGGCAAATTCTCGATTTTCTGACATCCCATCCGCCATCGACATTCCCGCATCCACACTCGACAGCGAGGTCGAAGTGAGTCTCGAAGGGCTTCCCGATGATCCTACCGAATTATGTACACTCCTGGAAAATGAAAGAGCGGCGAAGAATTTTTGGGTCATCATAGCGCTCGCCTATGCCAAACAAAAGCAAATCGATCACGCGATCGACATCCTAAACAAGGGTCTCGCATCGGTTGCTCAAGGTGCTACAAAGGAGAAGTTAGGCCTCTTGGGATGGGTATGCTGGCTGTACTTGCTGAAGAGCAGGGAGGCGCCTCGTGTGGTATCAGACGTTGGTTTGGGTACAGAAGCGAGGACCAAAGACTACTACATTCAGCAGGCGACCGGAATATTAAACGAGGCGTCGCGGTTGAACCCATCCTTCCCGCCCCTTTTCCTTGCTCGTGGTGTTTTATCTCTGTTGCGCGCCTCTTTACATCCCCCACGGCCTGTTCGACCAGGGGCTGTTGATAACTCAGAAAGAGTGGAATCATTGCGCCAGGCCCTGAAGCAGTTTGATGAATCCTCGAAAGCGTTCGGTGGTAGAAATGCCATGGCTATTCTTGGACGCGCCAGGGCGCACTACCTACTTGGGCGATATGCAGAAGCGCTGGAAGGGTACCAGAAGGTTCTAATGAGAATGCCTGGCCTGACTGATCCAGATCCTCGGATCGGTATCGGATGCTGTCTGTGGCAATTGGGCTTCAAGGAGCAAGCCAAAGCTGCTTGGGAACGTGCACTAGCTCTG AATCCCGACTCGAAAGTTGccaacatcctcctcgcgGTATATTACCTTTATGACAGCTCCCGGCATGCTACAACAGATCCGGCATTCGGTTCCCTGTACAAGGTGGCCATGACACAATATACTCAAAAAGCCTTCAAGCTGGACAAGGAATATCCTATGACCTGCGCTCTGTTTGGCAGTTATTTCCTTTTACGAAAAGCTTATTCAACAGTTGATACTCTTGCTCGCAAGTCGATTGAGAACACTGACGTCATGCAAATAGCCAGCGATGGATGGTACCTTCTCGGTCGAAAATGCCATTATGAGGGAGACCTGGCCAAAGCCGCAGAGTTCTACCACCGCTCTGACCAAGCTCGGGGCGGAGGCGATAAAGGTTATCTTCCGGCCAAGTTTGGCTCTGTACAAATGCAAGTGTCTAACAAGGACTACGACGGAGCCAAGtttcagctggagaaaatCATACAGCAGACAAAGAACCCGGAGTGCATGACACTACTGGCGGCTCTCTATGCGGAGGAGGTCTTTGCAGCGCAGAAAAGTGGAATGAAAGAAGACAAGTCCGCCGAAGCTAAAAAAGCCATCACGTTGTTTGAGGCAGTACGCGCGCTTTGGAAGGATGAAAGTAAGAAGATTACGCCGGACGAGTCAGTTTTGGTATATCTTTCTCGGCTATATGAGCAGAACGCCCCGGATAAGAGCATGCAGTGCTTGACACAACTGGAAGAATTGCAGCTGGCTGAGATATCTGATGAGGAACGCCCAGAAGgcctcgaagatgaggaaaTGAAGGCTGCCCTCCGAGTAAATCTGCCGCCGCAGCTCCTTAATAATATGGGTTGCTTCCTATACCAGAGCTCGCAGCTCAACATGGCTCGTTCCATGTTCCAGGCAGCGCTAGACTCTTGTGCTCGATCGCAAGAGAGGGAAGGGGAACTCGATACGGACGCCCTTGTCACAACAATAAGCTACAACCTCGGGCGGGCGTTCGAGGCATCTGATATGCCCGATGAGGCGAAGAAAGTTTACGAGGCCCTCCTGGAACGGCATAGCGACTACACTGAGGCGAGCGCGCGATTAACATACCTTGCTCTCCGGCGTAGCCCGACGGATGAAGGGCCCAAGAAGATGGCGAAACTGTACGAGACAGATTCCACTAATCTCGAAGTTCGGGCTTTGTTCGGGTGGTACCTCAGTAAGTCCAAGAAACGGGCCGCGAACATTGCAGAGGACCACGAGCAGCGCCATCACAAGCATACGCTGCAGTATTTTGACAAGCATGACCGATACGCACTTACTGGTATGGGTAACGTCCACCTGCTGTTCGCCAGAGACATGCGACGTGATACGgaccaggagaaggagaaacgGCGCAAGATGTACGAGCGCGCCGTTGAGTTCTTCGACAAGGCTCTTCAGCTGGATCCACGGAACGCGTATGCAGCGCAAGGTATCGCCATCGCTTTGGTTGATGACAGGAAAGATCTTAGTACAGCAGTACAAATCTTCTCCAAAATCCGTGACTCGTTGAGAGACGCGAGCGTCTACCTGAACCTAGGGCATGTCTACGCTGAGCTACGCCAGTATACACGATCCATTGAGCACTATGAGGCTGCATTATCCAAGGACCGGGCCCGCGACGCTCAAATCCTCGCCTGTCTCGGCCGCGTTTGGCTCCTTAAGGGTAAGCAGGAAATGAGCCTCGCAGCCATGAAGACAGCCCTAGATTATGCCCAACGCGCACATTCTGTGGCGCCCACCCAAGCCCACCTCGAATTCAATGTCGCCTTCGTCCAGAATCAGATCGCGTCCCTCACATACAGCCTACCCGAAACACAACGAACTGCCCAAGACGTGCAAGACGCAGCGGACGGCCTCCGCACCGCGGTCGAGACTTTCGGGCGTATCGCCCAGGCCAAGAATCCGCCTTACCCGGCTGAGTCTCTTGAACAGCGCGCCAACATGTCCAAGACAATTATAAAGCAGCTTGAACGGGCcctccagagccagaaggaatacgaggagaagaatgccGCTAAACTACAGCAGGCCCGCGAGGCCCGGGAGGCCGAGATTCGCcgtcgcgaagaagaagtccgcaaggcggaggaggctgagcggGAGCGGAAGCAGCGTATCGCGGAAGAACGTCAGCGGCTCGTTGAAGAGGCTCAAAGGCTTGCGCTCAGCgggcagaagaggaacggGCCCGCGAAGAAGCGGAGATGA
- a CDS encoding lysophospholipid acyltransferase family protein (transcript_id=CADANIAT00006218), whose amino-acid sequence MSESELRQRKPAARLRDDPQPSQDAQPRLKHGIPMQVLRSLLLATWFNCCCVVILMTQLIGCPLYIINKHYYYAWMASTKRSFGLVITSLTEWGCPTYVRVSGDESIRGQVRIADDGRLKTTFPERLVMISNHQVYTDWIYLWWIAYSNMMHGHIFIILKESLKYIPIIGQGMTFYGFIFMARKWLSDKPRLQHRLEKLKTQHIGSDSGAPKYDPMWLLIFPEGTNLSINTKRRSDAYGAKNGFPPLKHQVLPRSTGLFFCLQQLRGTVEWVYDCTVGYEGPPKGSYADKYFTLRSTYVQGRPPTSVNMYWRRFAVSDIPLDDQQEFDAWLRARWTEKDELLDEYFETGRFPSALAGSIEVGHGDAQQLNAAEDGYAEAHVRLGHWTESFGGFYYE is encoded by the exons ATGAGCGAAAGCGAGCTTCGTCAGCGGAAGCCGGCGGCTCGTCTGCGAGACGACCCTCAGCCTAGTCAAGATGCTCAACCACGTCTCAAGCACGGAATACCCATGCAGGTGCTGCGGTCTTTGCTTCTTGCAACTTGGTTCAACTGCTGTTGCGTCGTTATCCTTATGACGCAGCTGATCGGTTGCCCCCTGTACATCATCAACAAACACTATTATTACGCCTGGATGGCGTCCACGAAACGATCTTTTGGGCTGGTGATAACTTCCCTTACCGAGTGGGGCTGCCCGACTTATGTCCGGGTCAGCGGTGACGAGAGTATACGCGGACAAGTTCGCATCGCCGACGATGGCCGTCTAAAGACAACCTTTCCAGAGCGCCTTGTCATGATATCCAACCATCAGGTCTACACCGACTGGATCTATCTTTGGTGGATTGCTTATTCGAACATGATGCATGGCCACATTTTCATCATACTCAAGGAGTCCCTAAAATACATACCTATCATTGGCCAGGGTATGACGTTTTACGGCTTCATCTTCATGGCTCGTAAATGGCTGTCTGACAAGCCCAGGCTCCAACACCGCCtagagaagctgaagaccCAGCACATAGGCTCTGATTCAGGCGCCCCGAAGTATGACCCTATGTGGCTTTTGATATTTCCGGAAGGGACAAACctctccatcaacaccaagaGGAGAAGCGATGCATATGGGGCTAAGAATGGGTTTCCGCCTCTGAAACACCaggttcttcctcgctcgACTGGCTTGTTCTTTTGCTTACAGCAATTGCGGGGAACCGTTGAGTGGGTATACGATTGCACTGTGGGTTACGAAGGTCCTCC AAAAGGCAGCTATGCCGACAAATATTTCACTCTCCGCTCAACGTATGTCCAAGGACGCCCACCGACATCCGTCAACATGTACTGGAGACGGTTTGCGGTTTCAGATATTCCCCTTGACGATCAGCAGGAGTTTGATGCGTGGCTTAGGGCCCGCTGGACAGAGAAGGACGAACTGCTCGATGAATACTTTGAGACCGGGCGATTCCCATCCGCGTTGGCCGGTAGTATTGAAGTCGGTCATGGTGATGCACAGCAGTTGAATGCAGCCGAAGACGGATACGCCGAGGCGCATGTTCGATTGGGACATTGGACCGAG TCTTTCGGCGGGTTCTACTATGAATAA
- a CDS encoding NADH kinase POS5 (transcript_id=CADANIAT00006219) encodes MLSTIKLRINPIRQLSWKRNFSVTLRRREIRDIDSLPARLIPSYQESNENDLLSLQWPAPPRNVFVVKKDCAPEVTKSLVEFIKYRSRISIHTASTYPSIGIVLEPKVAEEVHSSLSFPVYTAQLDRLPCALHKKVDLSVTLGGDGTILHASSLFATCVNVPPMLSFSMGTLGFLGEWKFSEYKRAFREVYMSGAGVGDRASVLATSQSSNAKDKSEGTTGWSSVRGKSMGLNRGARILMRNRLKVALFNADGHPVEADKCSKHNRGIENDGLYVMNEILLHRGKEPHLAILDVYVGGRFLTEAVADGIIISTPTGSTAYSLSSGGSIVHPLVPAVLLTPICARSLSFRPLVLPASTPITLRLSEKNRGRELEVSIDGVNMTRGMTAGMEARVWNEEMRHGKNEWQGGVPCVMRRIMGGESQDGEAHDGWVGGLNGLLKFNYPFGE; translated from the exons ATGCTGTCAACGATAAAATTGCGGATCAATCCTATACGGCAACTTTCGTGGAAACGGAACTTTTCAGTTACATTGAGACGACGGGAAATCAGAGATATTGACTCGCTCCCAGCTCGGCTGATTCCGAGTTATCAAG AGTCGAACGAGAATgatcttctctctctccagtGGCCAGCCCCCCCGCGGAACGTTTTTGTCGTCAAAAAGGACTGTGCACCGGAGGTGACCAAGTCGCTGGTCGAGTTCATCAAGTACCGCTCCCGAATCTCAAT TCACACGGCGTCTACGTATCCTTCAATTGGCATCGTCTTGGAGCCGAAGGTTGCGGAGGAAGTACACTCATCATTGTCGTTTCCGGTCTATACGGCGCAGTTGGATAGACTGCCCTGCGCATTGCATAAGAAGGTGGACCTCAGCGTTACACTTGGCGGTGATGGGACGATTTTGCATGCTTCCTCTTTATTTGCCACGTGCGTCAATGTTCCACCGATGTTGTCGTTCAGCATGGGTACTCTGGGGTTTCTCGGCGAATGGAAGTTCAGTGAATATAAGCGCGCATTCCGCGAAGTGTATATGTCTGGCGCAGGAGTGGGAGATCGCGCTTCTGTCCTCGCGACCTCCCAGTCTTCGAACGCCAAGGATAAATCAGAGGGCACCACTGGGTGGTCATCAGTTCGCGGCAAATCTATGGGTCTGAATCGGGGAGCTCGAATCTTAATGCGGAACCGTCTCAAGGTTGCTCTATTCAATGCAGATGGGCACCCTGTTGAAGCAGATAAATGTTCAAAACACAACCGAGGCATCGAGAACGACGGACTATACGTTATGAATGAAATCCTGCTTCACCGCGGAAAGGAGCCGCATCTTGCCATCCTGGACGTATATGTGGGAGGGAGATTTCTCACCGAAGCAGTGGCGGACGGTATCATTATTTCCACACCCACTGGAAGCACAGCATACAGTCTTAGCAGCGGAGGCAGTATCGTGCATCCCCTAGTGCCAGCAGTGCTTTTGACCCCAATCTGTGCTCGAAGCCTCAGCTTTCGGCCTTTAGTTTTGCCGGCGAGCACACCAATCACTCTTCGGTTGAGCGAGAAAAATCGGGGGAGAGAACTGGAGGTCAGTATTGACGGCGTCAACATGACCCGAGGAATGACAGCAGGAATGGAAGCTCGTGTCTGGAATGAGGAGATGCGGCATGGCAAGAATGAGTGGCAAGGTGGAGTGCCCTGCGTGATGCGGAGGATTATGGGCGGCGAGTCTCAAGATGGCGAAGCTCATGATGGCTGGGTAGGAGGATTGAATGGACTGCTTAAATTCAACTACCCCTTTGGAGAGTGA